A region of Cataglyphis hispanica isolate Lineage 1 chromosome 8, ULB_Chis1_1.0, whole genome shotgun sequence DNA encodes the following proteins:
- the LOC126851448 gene encoding protein sidekick isoform X1 has product MERRPAATSARTRSLLTGLCFVWIIGSICATVPLEEPRFTNQPSSSGNILSENRTKFLQCQARGNPQPKYKWFKDGVPLSNELTSGPYFRIQSTRREDAGVYHCVATNDVGSIFSDRLAFAVAYMGMFDDLTEKVVTVESGSAAILELPPIESHPTPEVTWFSSDGTPLYGIKYAKTHHTLLILNASESDEGSYRAKAINTQLGKEENSPFFKLQVTGDPYAEVAPTIIVKPQDTQIIKDQDVTYINCIANARSLHELRTLWMKDGIPIENSRISYSFNDSWNRTLALISANITYTGIYSCHVDLRSGGYPTVNASAKVVVYEKPTFITELKRETLSDYGSTVTLPCDANGVPPPVISWFRNAEPVDHLLGTRYIMEEDGSLTIKKLTMDDSGMFQCLASNDAGESSSYTWLKAKTSGPIMEKGPQNLTVLDGKDATLTCYAVAAPKPNTTWYYNDTIPVEIAGRVQVLDNGDLLIAAVKPYDAGKYTCIRANEAGSVNGSAYLTVMVRTQIIQPPVDISVLLGHIAELQCKISNDPSVVYDMAWFHNGQVINTQASQRVKMRPDGTLEIVAVRASDVGDYTCSVVSPGGNETRSARLSVIELPFAPINVVATRVERISPRTINVTWVPGFDGNSPTKKFIVQKLEVSDLGPITSPLLNWVTERDNVSATSRWVLLNNLKAAAAYQFRISAENSVGEGPSSAPSNIVVLPQEPPSGPPIGFAGSARSSSEIITQWQPPLDEYRNGHILGYILRYKLHGYNDSPWTIQNITNEAQRNYLITDLITWKDYEVQIAAYNDMGVGVYTKGLQIKTKEGVPEAPPTNVKAEAVNSTAVKVWWKPPNPQKINGINQGYKLQAWSGGNFTEATEYKSMTVPPSLFDPLAEQSTIMTGLRKYTLYNITVLCFTDPGDGERSSPVEIRTCEDVPEEVENLQFEDISDRALTVKWSSPKETNGILTHYQLKYMIKEIPDSLRVENFTADVLSTRVKHLQALTHYKFEVTAWTSIGPGKSKVATIQSGVEPVLPEPPTKLALSNIDAFSVVLQFTPGFDGNSSITKWTVQAQTARNSTWYNIYEVSDPDASTITVNGLIPFMQYKLRLIANNVVGASQPSESTKEFQTIQASPSHPPKNVTVRAMNATELRVRWIPLQQIEWNGNPRGYNITYTEVRSNISKSVTIEDSTANSYVLENMEEYADYEIMMQAFNDVGSSAASPKAIERTRESVPSLGPINVEANATSSTTILVRWGDVPVEHQNGQIDGFKVYYGANSRSSFQYKNIPSNTTFTTTLTELRKFVQYHVQVLAYTRLGDGALSTPPVRVQTFDDTPGPPSNVSFPDVSFTTARIIWDMPEDPNGEILAYKVMFHLNNSQDHQFSKEFPASDRTFRATNLEPEKYYMFSVTAQTRLGWGKTAYAIVFTTNNRERPQAPSMPQVSKSQIQSRQITFSWTPGRDGFAPLRYYTVQQSENSGPFQTIPERVEPTLTSYTANNLKPYTRYQFRIQATNDIGPSEWSTESTQVQTLPAAPSKGVTGLKVVPITTSSVEVHWNMIDEIYWSGDYETGGYRVVYQPVSDFPTPLQVTPKEEILGINETKMVLSDLSEDRYYEIIVLPFNSEGEGPPSPPVTVYVGEAVPTGEPQNLIAEPISSTEVHLRWKPPQANMQNGDLLGYKIFYLVTDSPQNFEKKQEEEIEVVLASCLAHSLVFLDKYTEYRIQVLAFNPAGDGPRSSPITVRTKQDIPGPPYNLQFTEITMTSLRVSWEPPKLRNGEIIGYIVTYETAEQNDRFSKQVKQKVTETSLLIQPLEEEVTYTFMVRAQTIDFGPPISGNVTTGPQEGSPMAPSKLGVTRTVSSVELQWTNGASGKGPILGYYIETRRKDDSRWQTIIRSSNGPLTEYTVSYQNLLPSTSYLFRVISYNRYGISYPAYSTETILTPSKLYLEYAYLQHRPFYRETWFMVTLAATSIIIIIMVIAVLCVKSKSYKYKQEAQKTLEESMAMDAEDRQESDLVLYRSRQGGGAINVASGTLGKRNTLARKAMHPPPPAMLGKSPPRPSPASVAYHSDEESLKGYDENPDDSSVTEKPSEISSTDSQGSESENESVQSDPHSFVNHYANVNDSLRQSWKRQKPVRNYSSYTDSEPEGSAVVSLNGGQIIMNNMARSRAPLPGFSSFV; this is encoded by the exons TACCACTTGAGGAGCCGCGTTTCACTAATCAACCGTCCAGCAGTGGTAATATACTTAGCGAGAATCGCACAAAGTTTCTGCAATGCCAAGCAAGAG GCAATCCTCAACCAAAGTACAAATGGTTCAAAGACGGTGTGCCCCTCAGCAATGAGCTTACCTCCGGGCCTTATTTCCGTATACAAAGTACGCGACGAGAGGATGCCGGAGTGTATCACTGCGTTGCGACCAACGACGTGGGGTCCATATTCAGCGATCGTCTCGCCTTCGCTGTAGCTT ATATGGGAATGTTCGATGATCTCACGGAGAAAGTGGTGACCGTCGAGTCGGGTAGTGCTGCAATTCTGGAGCTACCCCCGATTGAGAGTCATCCTACTCCGGAGGTAACGTGGTTCTCCTCGGACGGGACTCCTTTGTACGGTATAAAGTACGCAAAGACTCATCACACGCTACTAATACTAAACGCTTCGGAAAGCGACGAAGGTTCTTATAg AGCAAAAGCTATCAACACCCAATTGGGCAAAGAGGAGAATAGCCCGTTTTTCAAGTTGCAAGTTACCGGCGATCCATATGCGGAAGTGGCCCCTACCATAATCGTCAAGCCGCAGGACACGCAGATAATCAAAGATCAAGATGTTACGTACATAAATTGCATCGCGAATGCCAG aTCACTTCATGAGTTACGGACCTTATGGATGAAGGACGGTATTCCGATCGAGAACTCTAGGATATCGTATAGCTTTAACGATTCGTGGAATAGAACACTCGCATTGATCTCAGCCAATATAACTTACACGGGGATTTATTCTTGCCATGTGGATTTAAGGAGCGGTGGTTATCCGACTGTAAATGCGAGTGCCAAGGTTGTCGTATATG aaaaaccAACATTTATAACggaattaaagagagagaccCTAAGCGATTACGGATCTACGGTAACGTTACCGTGCGACGCTAACGGCGTACCGCCTCCTGTAATCAGTTGGTTCCGTAATGCTGAGCCCGTAGATCATTTACTGGGAACCAG atatataatggAGGAAGATGGCTCATTGacaatcaaaaaattgacTATGGACGATTCTGGAATGTTTCAATGTCTCGCATCCAACGATGCCGGCGAATCATCCAGTTATACATGGCTGAAGGCGAAAA CATCTGGACCGATTATGGAAAAAGGTCCACAGAATTTAACAGTGTTGGATGGCAAAGATGCGACTTTGACTTGTTACGCGGTAGCGGCGCCTAAACCAAACACTACCTGGTACTATAAtg ATACAATACCTGTGGAGATTGCCGGGAGAGTACAAGTCTTGGACAATGGTGATCTTTTAATCGCAGCGGTAAAGCCATACGATGCGGGAAAATATACTTGTATTCGAGCGAATGAAGCCGGCTCTGTCAACGGATCGGCATATTTGACCGTTATGg TTCGGACGCAAATTATCCAACCACCTGTTGATATATCCGTGCTTCTCGGACACATCGCCGAATTACAGTGTAAAATCTCGAACGATCCTAGCGTCGTATATGATATGGCATGGTTTCATAACGGaca AGTAATAAACACGCAAGCGAGTCAGAGAGTGAAAATGCGACCGGATGGGACTCTTGAGATTGTCGCTGTTCGAGCTTCCGATGTGGGGGACTACACGTGTTCCGTAGTATCGCCAGGTGGAAACGAGACACGATCCGCTCGTCTGAGTGTGATCGAATTGCCATTCGCGCCGATCAACGTCGTAGCTACTCGAGTAGAGCGGATCTCACCGCGCACGATTAACGTTACATGGGTACCCGGTTTCGACGGTAACAGCCCCACGAAAAAATTCATAGTTCAGAAACTAGAAGTATCCGATTTAG gaCCTATAACTAGTCCATTATTAAACTGGGTTACCGAACGTGACAACGTGTCGGCGACAAGCCGATGGGTattgttgaataatttgaaagcCGCGGCTGCTTATCAATTTCGTATCAGTGCTGAAAATAGCGTAGGCGAAGGTCCATCGTCGGCACCTAGCAATATCGTGGTCCTACCCCAAGAAC CGCCTAGCGGTCCACCGATTGGCTTTGCCGGTTCGGCACGTTCCTCGTCGGAAATAATAACTCAATGGCAGCCTCCGCTGGATGAATACCGAAATGGTCATATTTTAGGATATATATTGAGGTACAAGTTGCACGGATACAATGACAGTCCGTGGACGATACAGAATATCACCAACGAAGCGCAACGAAATTATCTCATTACTGATCTGATCACGTGGAAGGATTACGAGGTACAAATAGCAGCTTATAACGACATGGGTGTGGGCGTATACACCAAAGGCTTGCAGATTAAAACCAAGGAAGGAG TTCCGGAAGCACCGCCCACGAACGTAAAAGCGGAAGCGGTTAATTCAACGGCGGTAAAAGTTTGGTGGAAGCCACCGAATCCGCAAAAAATCAATGGAATAAATCAGGGATATAAATTACAAGCTTGGTCCGGTGGCAATTTTACGGAAGCAACTGAGTATAAGTCGATGACCGTACCACCCAGCTTATTTGATCCGCTCGCCGAACAAAGTACTATTATGACGGGTTTAAGGAAGTACAccttatacaatattacagTGCTTTGCTTCACCGATCCAGGTGATGGCGAAAGAAGTTCGCCTGTCGAAATACGCACTTGCGAAGATG TACCTGAAGAAGtggaaaatttacaatttgaaGACATCAGCGATCGCGCGCTGACAGTTAAATGGAGTTCTCCTAAAGAGACTAATGGCATATTGACACACTATCAactgaaatatatgattaaagaaATTCCGGATTCTCTGCGCGTCGAAAACTTTACGGCCGATGTGTTGTCGACAAGAGTAAAACATTTACAG GCATTAACCCATTACAAATTTGAGGTCACTGCTTGGACGTCGATTGGACCAGGAAAATCGAAAGTAGCAACCATACAATCGGGCGTAGAACCGGTGCTACCAGAACCTCCCACAAAACTAGCATTATCCAATATAGATGCATTCTCCGTTGTGTTACAATTCACACCGGGATTTGATGGCAATTCGTCCATTACAAAATGGACAGTACAG GCACAAACGGCACGAAATTCGACGTGGTACAATATTTACGAGGTGTCTGATCCTGACGCTAGTACGATCACCGTCAACGGTTTGATCCCCTTCATGCAATACAAGCTTCGTTTAATCGCGAATAATGTCGTCGGTGCATCGCAGCCTTCCGAATCGACTAAAGAATTTCAAACGATTCAAGCATCACCCTCTCATCCTCCGAAGAACGTTACGGTCCGCGCGATGAATGCTACCGAATTACGCGTCAGATGGATC CCGTTGCAGCAAATAGAATGGAACGGAAATCCACGCGGGTACAACATTACGTACACTGAAGTACGCTCAAACATCTCGAAGAGTGTCACTATCGAAGATTCTACCGCAAACTCATATGTTCTGGAAAATATGGAGGAATACGCCGATTATGAGATAATGATGCAAGCGTTCAACGACGTCGGTTCTTCAGCGGCGAGTCCAAAGGCCATCGAACGAACTCGCGAATCAG TTCCTTCTCTGGGGCCAATTAACGTAGAGGCAAACGCGACGTCATCTACAACCATCCTAGTGCGATGGGGCGACGTTCCTGTAGAACACCAAAACGGACAGATCGATGGCTTTAAAGTCTACTATGGCGCAAATTCCAGATCGTCCTtccaatataagaatattccCAGCAACACTACCTTTACGACTACTCTAACGGAGCTCCGCAAGTTTGTGCAATATCATGTGCAAGTTTTAGCTTATACGAGACTCGGCGACGGAGCGCTGAGCACCCCACCCGTGAGAGTTCAGACTTTTGATGACA CTCCTGGTCCACCATCTAATGTATCGTTTCCTGACGTGAGCTTTACCACAGCGCGCATTATCTGGGATATGCCAGAAGATCCTAATGGAGAGATTCTCGCGTATAAAGTCatgtttcatttaaataatagtcaAGATCATCAATTTTCCAAAGAATTCCCGGCGTCTGACAGAACGTTTAG AGCCACCAATCTTGAACCCGagaaatattacatgtttTCTGTGACGGCGCAAACGAGATTGGGTTGGGGTAAAACAGCTTACGCAATTGTATTCACCACAAACAACAGAGAACGTCCGCAGGCGCCATCGATGCCGCAAGTGAGTAAGTCGCAGATCCAGAGTCGCCAGATAACGTTTAGCTGGACACCAGGCAGAGACGGTTTTGCACCATTAAG ATATTATACGGTGCAACAGTCGGAGAATTCCGGACCGTTCCAAACTATACCCGAAAGAGTGGAGCCGACTCTGACTTCTTACACTGCTAACAATTTGAAACCTTACACGCGTTATCAATTTCGTATTCAGGCTACCAACGATATAGGTCCTTCGGAATGGAGTACCGAGTCTACTCAAGTGCAAACTCTACCTGCAG cACCATCCAAAGGTGTCACTGGTCTGAAAGTTGTACCGATAACAACGTCCAGCGTCGAAGTTCATTGGAATATGATTGACGAGATATATTGGAGTGGGGATTACGAAACGGGTGGTTATCGTGTCGTCTATCAACCGGTATCAGATTTTCCGACACCGCTTCAAGTGACGCCAAAGGAAGAGATTCTGggaattaat GAAACTAAAATGGTTTTAAGCGATTTATCGGAGGACCGATATTACGAGATTATAGTGCTGCCGTTTAACTCCGAAGGTGAGGGCCCACCGAGTCCACCGGTCACTGTATATGTAGGAGAAGCAGTTCCTACAGGAGAGCCCCAAAATTTGATAGCCGAACCCATCTCCTCCACCGAAGTCCATTTACGTTGGAAGCCTCCTCAAGCTAATATGCAAAATGGCGATTTATTAGGAtacaaa attttttatttagtaactGACTCGcctcaaaattttgaaaagaaacagGAAGAAGAGATAGAAGTTGTCCTGGCGTCCTGTTTGGCGCACAGTTTAGTTTTCCTCGACAAGTATACAGAGTATCGCATACAAGTCTTGGCGTTTAATCCGGCCGGAGATGGCCCACGATCTTCACCAATCACTGTTAGGACGAAACAG GACATACCGGGACCGCCGTACAATTTGCAATTCACTGAAATTACCATGACCAGTTTGCGCGTCTCTTGGGAGCCACCGAAATTACGCAATGGCGAGATAATCGGTTACATCGTCACTTATGAAACAGCGGAACAAAACGATC GTTTTAGCAAACAAGTAAAGCAAAAAGTGACAGAGACGAGTCTCCTCATTCAACCATTAGAAGAGGAGGTGACGTACACTTTTATGGTTCGCGCGCAGACGATCGACTTTGGACCACCGATATCCGGTAATGTTACGACTGGTCCGCAAGAGGGTTCGCCAATGGCACCTAGTAAGCTCGGCGTGACCAGGACCGTCTCTAGCGTGGAACTACAATGGACTAACGGTGCTTCCGGCAAAGGTCCTATACTCGGTTACTATATCGAGACTCGTCGTAAAG ATGATTCGCGCTGGCAAACAATAATTCGTAGTAGCAATGGACCGCTGACGGAATATACTGTATCCTATCAAAACTTGTTGCCATCTACATCTTACTTGTTCAGAGTGATATCATATAATCGTTATGGAATCAGTTATCCAGCGTATTCCACCGAAACG ATTTTGACGCCCTCGAAATTGTACCTGGAATATGCATATCTACAACATAGACCATTTTACAGAGAGACTTGGTTCATGGTTACTTTGGCAGCTacgtcaattataattatcattatggTCATAGCAGTGTTGTGTGTAAAGAGTAaaagttacaaatataaaC AAGAGGCGCAAAAGACTCTTGAGGAGTCAATGGCAATGGATGCGGAGGATAGGCAAGAATCAGATCTGGTATTGTACAGATCGCGTCAAGGGGGAGGCGCCATTAACGTGGCGAGCGGCACTCTAGGTAAAAGGAACACTTTAGCTCGAAAGGCTATGCATCCTCCGCCACCGGCGATGTTGGGTAAATCGCCTCCTAGACCATCCCCCGCATCGGTCGCTTATCACAGTGACGAGGAAAGTCTCAAAGGATACGATGAGAATCCTGATGACAGTAGTGTTACGGAGAAACCCTCTGAAATCAGTTCTACTGATTCTCAG GGTTCTGAGAGCGAGAACGAGAGTGTGCAATCTGATCCGCATTCCTTCGTGAATCACTACGCGAATGTGAACGACTCGTTGAGGCAATCATGGAAGCGACAGAAACCCGTCCGGAATTATTCGTCGTACACAGACTCTGAGCCGGAAGGCAGCGCGGTCGTCAGTCTGAATGGTGGTCAGATCATCATGAATAATATGGCGAGATCGAGGGCACCATTGCCAGGTTTTTCGTCGTTCGTGTAA